A region of Periophthalmus magnuspinnatus isolate fPerMag1 chromosome 13, fPerMag1.2.pri, whole genome shotgun sequence DNA encodes the following proteins:
- the rasa2 gene encoding ras GTPase-activating protein 2 yields MHRDSALTMAEEDDARIRILQSLRGKICEAKNLAPVSGPNRQRDLSTFCTISLDQEEVYRTKVFDKSVSPFYGEDFYFEIPRPFQCLSFYVYAKSVFQRELPIGKVSIRKDDLCKYTGKEDWFSLQPVDPNSEVQGKVHLEMRLDEVITENGSLCQHLRVRKLECQGLPLISGQNCDPYATVSLVGPARSDQKKTKVKKKTSNPQFEETFLFEVTRSSSYSKKSHFQVEEEDIEKLEIKVELWNNENLAQDVFLGETRVPVKILQNDHIHKAWYLLQPKGNGNKSKSDDLGSLRLRLTYIEDTVLPSACYTPLCNLLLKSPDVKPISASVAHILGEICRERYEAVLPMVRLLLYHSRFVPFVSAVAALELDNTQEANTIFRGNSLATRCIDDMMKIVGKNYLAVTLKPVIDEICDANKTCEIDPVRLKEGDSIEANKDSLQVYVQKVFSSITQSSANCPPLMCDVFRSLRHLACKRFPADPHVQYSAVSSFVFLRFFAVAVLSPHSFQLRSHHPDPDISRTLTLISKTIQTLGSWGSLSKKLSSFKETYMYDFYKSFQEEKCIEKVKKFLDEISSNINKEFSGVEDALVLKEGEVQKRAQGRKRLGKKNFKKRWLRVTNRELSYHKHKGKEALCTISVKNIQAVEKLDESAFNRKNMFQVMHSEKPLYVQAGNCVEASEWLEVLGQVSRCNQGRLESFHPSTFSGGVWQCCRSQNSSAPGCRPCTTTMLANLQLDIDCDRETERIFSLLSLNDTKLQNMEDACATLAVYQGPQREQDEYSKFTIQEPKETFQTLKQLRNVMEELQRQHNLRGDTTAQYGSLDNPIIGKTS; encoded by the exons GTGAAGCTAAAAATCTGGCTCCAGTTTCTGGACCAAATCGTCAAAGGGATCTCAGTACATTCTGCACCATAAGCCTGGATCAGGAGGAGGTTTATCGCACAAAGGTCTTTGATAAAAGCGTCAG CCCTTTCTATGGAGAGGATTTTTACTTCGAAATCCCACGGCCATTTCAGTGTTTATCCTTCTACGTTTATGCCAAAAGCGTTTTTCAAAGGGAACTCCCAATAG GCAAAGTGTCAATACGAAAGGATGACCTGTGTAAATACACTGGGAAAGAAGACTGGTTTAGCCTACAGCCAGTCGACCCCAACTCTGAAGTCCAG GGTAAAGTTCATCTGGAAATGAGGCTGGATGAAGTTATCACAGAAAATGGCTCATTGTGTCAACATTTACGAGTCAG AAAATTAGAGTGCCAAGGACTGCCATTGATAAGTGGGCAGAACTGTGACCCATATGCaacagtgtcacttgttggacCAGCTAG GTCTGAccagaagaaaacaaaagttaagAAGAAAACAAGTAATCCTCAATTTGaagagacatttttatttgaa GTCACAAGGTCGAGCAGCTACTCAAAGAAGTCCCATTtccaggtggaggaggaggatatTGAGAAACTGGAAATTAA AGTGGAATTGTGGAACAATGAGAATCTCGCTCAGGATGTGTTTTTGGGAGAGACACGGGTTCCTGTGAAGATACTGCAGAATGACCACATTCACAAAGCCTG GTATTTACTTCAGCCAAAAGGGAATGGCAACAAGTCTAAGTCCGATGATTTGGGATCATTGCGTTTGAGGCTGACCTACATAGAAGACACAGTGCTGCCCTCTGCCTGCTATACTCCGCTCTGCAACCTGCTGCTCAAATCCCCTGATGTGAAG CCCATCTCGGCATCAGTGGCACATATTCTGGGGGAGATCTGTCGAGAGCGATATGAGGCTGTACTGCCCATGGTGCGCCTCCTGCTCTACCACAGTCGCTTTGTGCCTTTTGTGTCGGCTGTGGCTGCGCTTGAACTGGACAACACTCA GGAGGCAAACACTATTTTCCGCGGCAACTCCTTGGCGACGCGGTGCATTGACGACATGATGAAGATTGTAGGAAAGAACTACCTGGCAGTTACCTTGAAGCCAGTGATAGACGAG ATCTGTGACGCCAATAAAACGTGTGAGATTGACCCGGTGCGACTCAAAGAAGGAGACAGCATCGAGGCCAACAAG GACAGTCTCCAGGTTTATGTTCAGAAGGTCTTCTCCTCCATCACCCAGTCCAGTGCCAACTGCCCCCCTCTCATGTGCGATGTCTTCAGGTCTCTCCGACATCTGGCCTGCAAACGATTCCCAG CCGACCCACATGTGCAGTATTCTGCTGTGAGCAGCTTCGTGTTCTTGCGCTTTTTTGCTGTTGCTGTACTTTCGCCTCACTCCTTTCAGCTCCGCTCCCATCACCCT GACCCAGATATCTCACGGACACTCACTCTCATCTCTAAAACCATCCAGACTCTGGGCAGCTGGGGCAGTTTGTCTAAAAAACtg TCTAGTTTTAAGGAAACATATATGTACGACTTCTACAAATCATTCCAAGAAGAGAAGTGCATTGAAAAGGTTAAAAAG TTTCTTGATGAGATTTCATCAAATATCAACAAGGAATTCAGTGGTGTGGAGGATGCCCTGGTTCTCAAGGAGGG AGAAGTTCAGAAACGTGCCCAAGGGAGAAAACGTCTTGGCAAGAAAAACTTTAAGAAAAGATGGCTTCGAGTCACCAATAGAGAGCTGTCTTATCATAAGCATAAAG GGAAAGAGGCCCTCTGCACCATAAGTGTCAAAAACATCCAGGCTGTGGAGAAACTGGATGAAAGTGCCTTTAACCGCAAAAAT ATGTTTCAGGTGATGCACTCAGAGAAGCCCCTATACGTACAAGCAGGAAACTGTGTGGAGGCCAGTGAATGGCTGGAGGTGCTGGGCCAGGTGAGCCGCTGTAACCAGGGCCGTCTGGAGAGTTTTCACCCATCCACCTTCAGCGGGGGAGTGTGGCAGTGCTGCAGGAGCCAGAACAGCAGTGCACCGGGCTGCAGGCCATGCACCAC CACGATGCTGGCCAACCTGCAGCTTGACATTGACTGTGATCGAGAAACAGAGAGGatcttctctcttctgtccttaaATGACACCAAGCTCCAAAACATGGAGG ATGCTTGTGCCACCTTGGCGGTGTACCAGGGCCCTCAGCGGGAGCAGGACGAGTACTCCAAATTCACCATTCAGGAACCCAAAGAGACCTTTCAGACACTCAAACAGCTGCGCAACGTGATGGAGGAGCTGCAGCGGCAGCACAACCTGCGGGGGGACACCACAGCACAGTACGGCAGTCT